In one Nicotiana tomentosiformis chromosome 6, ASM39032v3, whole genome shotgun sequence genomic region, the following are encoded:
- the LOC104085934 gene encoding probable 2-oxoglutarate-dependent dioxygenase AOP1, whose protein sequence is MGSETIKLPNIDFSNVDLKPGTLVWNQVKSQVHKALVNYGCFEASFDKIPIHLRKSIFESLKELFDLPLQTKIRNISTKPFHGYVGQYPAVPLYESMGIDDANIPDKAESFTRILWPEGNPTFCKTIQSYSEQLSELDQTVRRMILESLGVENYMGEHMNSTNYLLRVMKYKGPQSSETKVGLNAHTDKNIVTILYQNQVNGLEVLTEDGQWINVEPTPNAFIVMIGDSLYAWANGRVHSPFHRVMMRGNEARYSVGLFSIPKAGYKIMAPEELVDEEHPLLFKPFDHVEFLAFYYTEEGQRCGSALKTYCGV, encoded by the exons ATGGGTTCCGAAACTATCAAGCTTCCTAATATAGACTTCTCCAATGTAGACCTAAAGCCAGGCACACTTGTATGGAACCAAGTGAAAAGCCAAGTCCACAAAGCTCTAGTAAACTATGGCTGTTTTGAAGCATCATTTGATAAAATTCCTATACACCTTCGAAAATCCATTTTTGAATCCTTAAAAGAGCTTTTCGATCTCCCTTTACAAACCAAAATAAGAAACATTTCAACCAAACCTTTCCATGGCTACGTTGGACAGTATCCAGCAGTTCCACTCTATGAAAGTATGGGTATTGATGATGCGAATATCCCAGATAAAGCTGAAAGTTTCACTCGAATTCTCTGGCCCGAAGGAAACCCTACTTTTTG CAAAACTATTCAGTCATACTCAGAGCAACTATCAGAATTGGATCAGACAGTAAGGAGGATGATTCTGGAGAGTTTAGGGGTAGAAAATTATATGGGTGAGCATATGAATTCAACCAACTACCTTCTTCGGGTGATGAAGTATAAAGGACCTCAAAGCAGTGAGACTAAAGTAGGACTAAATGCTCACACGGACAAGAATATTGTTACCATACTTTACCAAAATCAGGTAAATGGTCTTGAAGTTTTGACCGAAGATGGGCAGTGGATCAATGTTGAACCTACACCTAACGCTTTCATAGTCATGATTGGAGACTCTCTATAT GCATGGGCAAATGGTCGAGTTCATTCGCCATTTCATAGGGTGATGATGAGAGGAAACGAAGCAAGGTACTCAGTTGGTTTGTTTTCAATACCTAAAGCAGGGTATAAGATAATGGCACCAGAAGAGCTGGTAGATGAAGAGCATCCATTACTCTTTAAGCCCTTTGATCACGTTGAATTTCTAGCTTTCTATTACACTGAAGAAGGCCAAAGATGTGGATCTGCTCTAAAGACCTATTGCGGTGTCTGA
- the LOC138894780 gene encoding uncharacterized protein has product MRFSELSLHDIWLIPTDKERIRKFIDGLTFQLRLLMTRERVSGATFDKVVDIARQIMMVRSQERVEREAKRPCDSGDFSSVPSGGQFYRGRDHSYRHAQAGRLVHHAASASHGSYSAHSGQSSFSALPAQSSHHASSAQASTSNSLGYQEQQFRQRRGCFECGELGHFKRDYPRLLSGAP; this is encoded by the coding sequence atgagattttcagaattgtCCCTTCATGATATCTGGTTGATTCCTACAGACAAGGAAAGGATCAGgaagttcatagatggcctcacttttcagctgcgattactcatgactagagagagagtgtctggtgctacttttgacaaGGTTGTTGACATTGCACGTCAGATTatgatggttcgcagccaggagcgggttgaaagggaggctaagaggccttgtgATTCCGGTGATTTCAgcagtgttccttcagggggtcagttttaccgtggtagggaccattcttacagacacgctcaggcaGGTCGTCTAGTTCATCATgctgcatcagctagccacggttcttacagtgctcactcaggccagtcttcattcagtgcactaccagcgcagagttctcatcatgcctcgtctgctcaggcttctacaaGTAATTCtttgggttatcaggagcagcagttccgtcagaggaggggttgtttcgagtgcggagaattgggtcattttaAGAGGGATtatcctaggctgttgagtggggctccatag
- the LOC104108739 gene encoding probable 2-oxoglutarate-dependent dioxygenase AOP1: MGSLTASPQLLVVNFNNEELRPGTATWESTCKEIRFAFENHGSFIALYDKISPQLQKSIFQASQQLFELPLEKKVLNTNEKPYHGYVGQIPFLPHHEAFGIDYATTSQGIQSFSNLMWPQGNDFFGENSLMFSKIVAELDQKVVRMLFESYGIGKNCESYLESTTYLLRYLKYDAPNTKENSMVFPPHTDKTFTTILYQNRISGLEVQTRDGQWINMEFPPSSFVVMAGEACRGWSNDRVLTPVHKVIMDISGNETRYTVGIFTFLKDDKMIEVAEELVDEEHPLQFKPFVHIDLIKFFDTERGRRSQDLLKDFCGV; encoded by the exons ATGGGTTCTTTAACAGCTTCACCACAATTACTAGTAGTAAACTTCAATAATGAAGAACTAAGACCAGGCACAGCCACTTGGGAATCTACATGTAAAGAAATCAGGTTTGCCTTTGAAAACCATGGCAGCTTTATAGCACTTTATGACAAAATCTCACCCCAACTTCAAAAATCCATTTTTCAAGCTTCCCAACAATTATTTGAGCTCCCTTTAGAGAAAAAAGTCCTAAATACCAATGAAAAACCTTATCATGGTTATGTTGGCCAAATTCCATTTCTACCTCATCATGAAGCTTTTGGCATTGACTATGCAACTACTTCTCAAGGTATTCAAAGCTTTTCCAACCTCATGTGGCCTCAAGGAAACGACTTTTTTGG TGAGAATTCGTTGATGTTTTCAAAGATTGTGGCGGAGTTGGACCAGAAAGTTGTAAGAATGCTATTTGAAAGCTATGGAATAGGGAAAAACTGCGAATCGTACCTTGAATCAACCACGTATCTACTTCGATACCTGAAATATGACGCACCAAATACAAAGGAAAATAGTATGGTTTTCCCCCCACATACTGATAAAACATTCACGACCATACTATATCAAAATCGCATTTCAGGCTTGGAAGTTCAAACTCGAGATGGACAATGGATAAATATGGAGTTCCCACCCTCTTCTTTTGTAGTCATGGCTGGTGAAGCATGCAGA GGTTGGAGCAATGATCGCGTTCTTACGCCTGTCCATAAGGTGATTATGGATATAAGTGGGAATGAAACAAGATACACTGTTGGAATATTTACTTTTCTAAAGGATGATAAAATGATAGAAGTAGCAGAAGAACTAGTTGATGAAGAACATCCATTGCAGTTTAAGCCATTTGTTCATATAGATTTGATCAAGTTTTTTGACACAGAACGTGGTCGGAGATCGCAGGATTTACTCAAAGACTTCTGTGGTGTTTAA